One genomic segment of Salarias fasciatus chromosome 8, fSalaFa1.1, whole genome shotgun sequence includes these proteins:
- the LOC115392887 gene encoding acyl-CoA-binding domain-containing protein 4-like, translating into MPVPAMAEPAVSHQRRFQAAVDVIHNLPKNGSYRPSYEVMLRFYSLYKQAVCGPCSVSRPGFWDPVGRYKWDAWSRLGQMSSESAMAAYVDEMKKVAQEVIDTMPMNEKTASLFTHFEPLYQVIHDMPRPPPELLSLREMKSCGEDQDVLDPPVGPGVEQEVASCGHVTSSSHDPRVAEGVALTSDSESEVFCDSVEQLSAAEASDPHTNGVRHGGRQAGAGHGGEGAEDGRGRGPHRRARDSDRDPGREAPRHGWREGGVPQGGPGPGRRSPGAGGGAGPGGGDGAEPHDARLQQQIVLALRRLREDMRSVMERLEAVERLAAAQAQASDWRRCGQCAAPQQDSWWSLDVSSSTLLLLLLWPFAAQALVFLLKRLQRRTGGGSE; encoded by the exons ATGCCGGTTCCCGCCATGGCCGAGCCGGCGGTCAGTCACCAGAGACGCTTCCAGGCCGCCGTGGACGTCATCCACAACCTGCCCAAGAACG GCTCGTACCGTCCCTCCTACGAGGTGATGCTGCGGTTCTACAGCCTGTACAAGCAGGCGGTGTGTGGACCGTGCAGCGTGTCTCGACCCGGCTTCTGGGACCCGGTGGGACGCTACAAATG GGACGCCTGGAGCCGGCTGGGACAGATGAGCAGTGAGAGCGCCATGGCTGCTTATGTTGATGAGATGAAGAAGGTGGCTCAGGAG GTCATCGACACCATGCCCATGAACGAGAAGACGGCCTCCCTCTTCACACACTTCGAGCCGCTGTACCAGGTGATCCACGACATGCCGAGGCCGCCGCCGGAGCTGCTCagtctcagag agatgAAGAGTTGTGGTGAAGACCAGGATGTCCTCGACCCGCCCGTTGGACCTGgtgtggaacaggaagtggcgtcctgtggtcatgtgaccagcagCTCTCACG acCCCCGGGTGGCGGAGGGCGTGGCGCTGACCAGCGACTCGGAGAGCGAGGTGTTCTGCGACtcggtggagcagctgagcgCGGCGGAGGCGTCCGACCCGCACACCAACGGCGTCCGCCACGGGGGCCGGCAGGCGGGGGCGGGCCACGGAGGGGAAGGGGCGGAGGACGGGCGGGGCCGCGGGCCCCACAGGAGAGCCCGGGACTCGGACCGGGACCCGGGGCGCGAGGCTCCCCGGCACGGCTGGAGAGAAG GCGGAGTCCCACAGGGCGGGCCCGGGCCCGGGCGGCGGTCCCCGGGGgccggcggcggggcggggccgggcggaGGCGACGGGGCGGAGCCGCACGACGcccgcctgcagcagcagatcgtCCTGGCTCTCCGGCGGCTCCGGGAGGACATGAGGAGCGTGATGGAGCGGCTGGAGGCCGTGGAGAGGCTGGCCGCCGCCCAG gcgCAGGCCTCAGACTGGAGACGCTGTGGGCAGTGTGCAGCTCCTCAGCAG GACAGCTGGTGGTCCCTGGACgtgtcctcctccaccctgctgctcctgctgctctggccCTTCGCCGCTCAGGCTCTGGTCTTCCTGCTGAAGAGGCTCCAGCGGCGGACGGGCGGAGGCTCGGAGtga
- the LOC115392885 gene encoding V-type proton ATPase 116 kDa subunit a-like, protein MGELFRSEEMTLAQLFLQSEAAYCCVSELGELGMVQFRDLNPDVNVFQRKFVNEVRRCEEMDRKLRFVEKEIKKANIPTVDTGENPEVPFPRDMIDLEATFEKLENELKEINTNQEALKKNFLELTELKHILHRTQQFFDEMEDPNLLEESSALMEGSEGGRGAPLRLGFVAGVISRERIPTFERMLWRVCRGNVFLRKAEIEDPLEDPTTGDQVHKSVFIIFFQGDQLKNRVKKICEGFRASLYPCPETPQERKEMLAGVNSRIDDLQMVLNQTEDHRQRVLQAASKTMRVWFIKVRKMKAIYHTLNLCNIDVTQKCLIAEVWCPVSDLDSIQFALRRGTERSGSTVPSILNRMQTKQTPPTFNKTNKFTSGFQNIVDAYGIGNYREINPAPYTIITFPFLFAVMFGDMGHGLLMTCAALYLVIRESRLLAQKSDNEMFNMVFAGRYIILLMGVFSVYTGVIYNDCFSKSLNMFGSGWSVRPMFGPKGANWTFETLGSNTVLQLDPAVPGVFNGPYPLGIDPIWNVATNKLTFLNSFKMKMSVILGVIHMLFGVSLSLFNHLYFKKPLNIFLGFIPEIVFMFSLFGYLVLLVFYKWTAYDAYSSRDAPSLLIHFINMCLFNYSDPTNKPLYSGQMGIQVLLVLIALACVPCMLVVKTMVLRRQHLWKKHLGTQKFGGVRVGNGPTEDEAGIMDHDQLSQHSEEGDEHAEEEPFDFGDVAVHQAIHTIEYCLGCISNTASYLRLWALSLAHAQLSEVLWGMVMHLGLSSRSGGGFFGLSIIFSAFATLTVAILLVMEGLSAFLHALRLHWVEFQNKFYSGQGFKFVPFSFESILEGRFDD, encoded by the exons ATGGGAGAACTGTTCCGCAGCGAGGAGATGACCCTGGCGCAGCTCTTCCTCCAGTCGGAGGCGGCGTACTGCTGCGTCAGCGAGCTGGGGGAGCTGGGCATGGTGCAGTTCAGAGAC CTGAACCCGGACGTCAACGTCTTCCAGCGCAAGTTTGTGAACGAAGTGAGGAGGTGTGAGGAGATGGACAGGAAGCTGA gGTTTGTTGAGAAGGAGATCAAGAAGGCCAACATCCCCACCGTGGACACCGGAGAGAACCCCGAGGTTCCGTTTCCCCGGGACATGATCGACCTGGAG GCCACGTTCGAGAAGCTGGAGAACGAGCTGAAGGAGATCAACACCAACCAGGAGGCCCTGAAGAAGAACTTcctggagctgacggagctcaAGCACATCCTGCACCGCACGCAGCAGTTCTTCGACGAG ATGGAGGACcccaacctgctggaggagtcCTCCGCCCTGATGGAGGGCAGCGAGGGGGGCCGCGGGGCGCCGCTCAGGCTGGG cttcgTGGCTGGAGTGATCAGCAGGGAGAGGATTCCCACCTTCGAGAGGATGCTGTGGAGAGTGTGTCGAGGAAACGTCTTCCTGAGGAAGGCCGAGATCGAGGATCCTCTGGAGGACCCCACCACG GGAGACCAGGTCCACAAGTCGgtcttcatcatcttcttccAGGGAGACCAGCTGAAGAACCGGGTCAAGAAGATCTGTGAGGG GTTCCGGGCCTCGCTCTACCCGTGTCCAGAGACGCctcaggagaggaaggagatgcTGGCCGGAGTCAACAGTCGCATTGACGACCTCCAAATG GTGCTGAACCAGACCGAGGACCACCGCCAGCGCGTCCTGCAGGCCGCCTCTAAGACCATGCGGGTGTGGTTCATCAAGGTGAGGAAGATGAAGGCCATCTACCACACGCTCAACCTCTGCAACATCGACGTGACCCAGAAGTGCCTGATCGCCGAGGTGTGGTGTCCCGTCTCAGACCTGGACTCCATCCAGTTCGCTCTGCGCAGAGGAACG GAGAGGAGCGGCTCCACCGTGCCGTCCATCCTGAACCGGATGCAGACCAAACAGACGCCTCCGACGTTCAACAAGACCAACAAGTTCACGTCGGGCTTCCAGAACATCGTGGACGCCTACGGCATCGGAAATTACCGGGAGATCAACCCAG CTCCGTACACCATCATCACCTTCCCCTTCCTGTTCGCCGTCATGTTCGGGGACATGGGCCACGGCCTGCTGATGACCTGTGCCGCGCTCTACCTCGTCATCCGAGAGAGCCGCCTCCTGGCGCAGAAGAGCGACAACGAG ATGTTCAACATGGTGTTCGCCGGCCGCTACATCATCCTCCTGATGGGGGTCTTCTCCGTCTACACCGGCGTCATTTACAACGACTGCTTCTCCAAGTCGCTCAACATGTTCGGGTCCGGCTGGAGCGTCAGACCCATGTTTGGTCCCAAAGGAGCCAACTGGAC GTTCGAGACCCTTGGGAGTAACAcagtcctgcagctggacccTGCTGTTCCCGGTGTCTTTAACGGGCCATACCCGCTGGGAATCGACCCg ATCTGGAACGTGGCCACCAACAAGCTGACCTTCCTGAACTCCTTCAAGATGAAGATGTCTGTGATCCTGGGAGTCATCCACATGCTGTTCGGAGTGTCCCTCAGTCTCTTCAACCACCT GTACTTCAAGAAGCCTCTCAACATCTTCCTGGGCTTCATCCCCGAGATCGTCTTCATGTTCAGCCTGTTCGGGtacctggtcctgctggtcttcTACAAGTGGACGGCCTACGACGCCTACAGCTCCAGAGACGCCCCCAGCCTGCTCATCCACTTCATCAACATGTGTCTCTTCAACTACAGCGACCCCACCAACAAGCCCCTGTACAGCGGACAG ATGGGGATCCAGGTTTTGTTGGTGCTGATTGCCCTTGCATGTGTTCCCTGTATGCTGGTTGTGAAAACTATGGTGCTGCGCCGTCAGCACCTGTGGAAGAAGCACCTG GGCACGCAGAAGTTCGGAGGGGTGCGGGTGGGCAACGGGCCCACGGAGGACGAGGCTGGCATCATGGACCACGACCAGCTCTCCCAGCACTCAGAGGAGGGAGACGAG CACGCAGAGGAAGAGCCG tttGACTTTGGAGACGTAGCCGTCCACCAGGCCATCCACACCATAGAGTACTGCCTGGGCTGCATCTCCAACACGGCCTCCTACCTGCGCCTGTGGGCCCTGAGCCTGGCTCATGCAC aGCTGTCCGAGGTGCTCTGGGGCATGGTCATGCACCTGGGCCTGTCgtcccggagcggcggcggcttctTCGGCCTGTCCATCATCTTCTCGGCCTTCGCCACGCTGACGGTGGCCATCCTGCTGGTGATGGAGGGGCTGTCGGCCTTCCTGCACGCGCTGCGCCTGCACTG GGTGGAGTTTCAGAACAAGTTCTACTCTGGTCAGGGCTTCAAGTTCGTGCCCTTCTCCTTCGAGAGCATCCTGGAGGGACGGTTCGATGACTGA
- the LOC115392888 gene encoding beta-1,3-N-acetylglucosaminyltransferase radical fringe-like, whose protein sequence is MHIASVGVTKSCFLLSLASCGLLLLLIPALQPPARQAELPQPRRHAAPPHTPELRRPANRTLSGGDAPPQRAGPREQLEGRDLFIAVKTTRKYHKSRLELLIQTWVSRAKEQTYIFTDGDDQELRLRTGVNIINTNCSAAHTRQALCCKMSVEYDKFIESQRKWFCHVDDDNYVVLPSLLRLLSSYHHSQDVYLGRPSLDHPIEAAERVKSDGSVSVRFWFATGGAGFCISRGLALKMSPWASLGNFISTAEKLRLPDDCTVGYIIEALLEVPLTHTHLFHSHLENLQKLPADGVLQQVTLSYGGFDNRRNVVNLQGAFSLTEDPTRFRSVHCLLYPHTEWCPQSRAPSGP, encoded by the exons ATGCACATCGCCTCCGTGGGCGTCACcaagtcctgcttcctgttgtccCTGGCGTCCtgcggcctcctcctcctgctgatcCCCGCCCTCCAGCCCCCGGCACGCCAGGCGGAGCTCCCCCAGCCccgccgccacgccgcgccCCCCCACACGCCGGAGCTTCGCAGACCCGCTAACCGCACCCTGTCCGGAGGAGACGCTCCGCCCCAACGCGCCGGGCCccgggagcagctggagggCCGGGACCTGTTTATCGCGGTGAAGACCACCAGGAAGTACCACAAGTCccggctggagctgctgatccagacCTGGGTGTCCCGGGCCAAGGAGCAG ACCTACATATTCACCGACGGGGACgaccaggagctgcgcctgagaaccg gAGTGAACATCATCAACACCAACTGCTCGGCCGCTCACACCCGCCAGGCGCTGTGCTGCAAGATGTCGGTGGAGTACGACAAGTTCATCGAGTCGCAGAGGAA GTGGTTCTGCCACGTGGACGATGATAACTACGTGGTCCTGCCCAGCCTGCTGCGCCTGCTGTCCTCCTACCACCACAGCCAGGACGTGTACCTGGGCCGGCCCAGCCTGGACCACCCTATCGAGGCGGCGGAGCGGGTGAAGAGCGACGGCTCG GTGTCGGTCCGGTTCTGGTTCGCCACGGGCGGAGCCGGGTTCTGCATCAGCCGCGGTCTGGCACTGAAGATGAGCCCGTGGGCCAG TCTGGGGAACTTCATCAGCACGGCGGAGAAGCTCCGCCTCCCGGACGACTGCACGGTGGGCTACATCATCGAGGCGCTGCTGGAGGTCCCgctgacgcacacacacctgttccACTCCCacctggagaacctgcagaagcTGCCGGCAGACGGcgtgctgcagcag GTGACTCTCAGCTACGGAGGCTTCGACAACAGGAGGAACGTGGTGAACCTGCAGGGGGCGTTCTCCCTGACCGAGGACCCCACCAG gttcAGGAGCGTCCACTGCCTGCTGTATCCCCACACCGAGTGGTGTCCTCAGTCCAGAGCGCCGTCCGGGCCCTGA